The Elusimicrobiota bacterium DNA segment TGGTGAACCTGTCCCGGATATTCGGCGGACGCTGGCCGAGCAAGAACTAACCATGCCCCAGATCCTGACCCGCCCGACGCGCCGGCACTCGGCCGCCTGCTCGGCAGTCACCCGGCTCGTCGTCGAGGAATATTACCTAGAGAATCCCGACCCATGCGTGCTCGGCGGCTACGTCAGGCTGCTCCGAGACATCCGCCGGATCTGCCCGGGCTGCAGGGCAAAGCGCGAGATGGCGAGGAGCCACCGGTGAGGACCTGGACCGCAGAGTGGGCAAACCCGTACACGGATCCGCCGTGCGGGCTCCCGCGCATGGTGCTTTCTGTCGTGTCCGACACCATGACCGCGCCTAAAGAGATCCAGGATAAGATCGAAGAACTCGGCGGTCCAGGATCAGGCTGGAGCCTGGTCTGCAGCGTAGAAGGGAAGCACCGGCCTCCGTGGAGCCTGGCACGCAAGCAGTCCTACCGGCGCAGGCGGCTCGAACTGCGCATGAAGCAGAAGTTCCCGCTGCTAGCCGCGGAACTGGTGACCAGCGAGATAGCGGCCAGGCCGGGTTATTTCGGGACGGTGCGCTGATGGGATCCCAGGAGACCCCCCTAGTCCAGCTCATCCGGCTGCGCATCGGCGCTGCCGGCGGCGTCAGGGTCTTCCGCAACAACGTCGGGACCGGATGGGTGGGGGAGGTCGCTGCGCACGACCGAGACCGGATTGTCCTGCTCAACCCGAGGCCGCTGCAGGCTGGCCTCTGCAAGGGATCCCCGGACCTGGTTGGCTGGATGACCGTGACCATCACCCCCGAGATGGTGGGACTGAGGATTGCCCAGTTCGTCGGCCTCGAGGCGAAGGGCCCCACGGCTCGCGTGCGCCCCGAGCAGCAGAACTTCATCGACCACATGCTCGCCGCCGGCGGTCGCGGCGGCATCGTATATTCCCCGGAGCAGGCCCACGTTCTTCTTTTTGGGACAACCCGAAGCACACCAATCTCAAAGGACAACCATCTTGACGACCCCTCTACCGACACCGACCCCGAACGATTCTGAGACTCCACCGGCCGAGCACGTGAACGACGTGTTCACCTGGGCCAAGCGCTACCTCGAGCTCGGCCTGCGGCCATTCCCCATCGCCTTCCGGTCCAAGGTCCCCATCAAGGACTTCCCTCTCAAGCGCTACCAGACCCAGGCCCCAACCGTGGGCGACCTGGCCCAGTGGTTCTGCGGCGAGCGGCGCAACATCGGGCTGCTGATGGGCCGCGGGACCATGGCGGTCGACCTGGACGGCCCGGGAGCCGAGGAGGCCCTGCTGAGCGTCGGCGTGGATATCCCGCAGTTCGCTCCCCGCAGCAAGACGGCCAACGGCTACCACGCCCTGCTGGCCTGCCCTCCGGACATCGGAGACTCGACCGCCCTTCTGAAGTCGAAAGAGATGAAGCCGGACGGGAAGGGCGGCGAGAAGCCTGTCTGGCAGGTGGACATCCGCGGCGTAGGCTACATCGTGGCGCCGCCCTCCGTCCATAAGGACACCGGGTCCCTCTACGAGTGGCAGGTTCAGCCCTGCGAGCTTGGGGAGCTCCCTACAGCCCCCCAGAAGCTCATCGACCTCATACACGCTTTCCATGCCATCTCCAGGACCCCCGCCGGCGGCCCAGGATCTCCCGCAGGGTCCCGCGCGGCCGCGGCGCCGGCCGACGCCCCAACCTGGCTCACGGTGGCCCTGGCGGGCGTTTCTGAGGGATCCCGGGACGATACCTGCACGCGCCTGGCCGGCTACTTCCTGGGCCGAGGCATGCCCGCGGACGTAGTCAGGGCCACCCTGGTGCTCTGGGCCGGCCGCTGCCGGCCGCCCTTCCCGGACGACCAGGTCGACAAGTGCCTCCGCAGCGTCCAGGCCCGAGACGCGGTCCACGGCCGTCACGAGACCAGGTCAAGCCAGGTCCCCGCCGGCGCCCCGGACCCCAGCGACCCGCCCACCCCGCCCGCGGCCCGGGCCGCCTACGGCGGGATCCCGGCGCCCTTCCAGGTCCTGGGCTACAACCAGGGCTGCTACTACTACCTGCCCATCGGAGCCCGGCAGGTGGTGGAGCTGCGCGCGAAGGAGCACACCCCGCTCAACCTGTACGCCCTGGCGCCCCTGCAGTACTGGGAGCGCGCCTACCCGGGCGACGCGAAGCCCCACTTCGACTGGGCGGCCAACCGCCTCATGCGGCAGGCGGAGGAGGCCGGCGTCTACGACGCCGACCGCATCCGCGGCCGCGGCGCCTGGTGGGACGACGAGACCGACTCGGCCGTGTTGCACCTCGGCGACCGCATCGTCCGCTCGGCCGGCGGGCAGAGCCAGGTCATCCCGATACAGGACGTCCGTCCCGGGCGCTACATCTACGAGGCCGGCGCGGCAATGGACGTGCGCCCGGGCACCCCGCTCTGCGCGGACCACGCGCGGCGCTTGGTGGAACTCCTGGAGGGCGTCTCCTGGGAGAAGCCCATCAACAGCCGCCTGCTGGCCGGCTGGATCGCCCTGGCCCCGGTCTGCGGGGCGCTGCGCTGGCGGCCGCACCTCTGGGTCACCGGGTCGGCCTGCTCGGGGAAGACCTGGGTGGTCAACGAGGTGGCCAGGTCCATCATCGGCGACATCAGCCTGCGCGCTAGCTCAAACACGAGCGAGGCCGGGATCCGGCAGACGCTGCGCAGCGACGCGCGGCCGGTGCTCTTCGACGAGATCGAGGGGGAGAACCAGCAGGCGCAGCAGCAGATCCAGAACGTGCTCTCCCTGGCCCGGCAGTCGTCGAGCGACACGGACGCCCGCATCCTCAAGGGCACGACCGGCGGCACCGCCCAGGCCTACCGCATCCGCAGCAGCTTTCTGTTCTCGTCGATCGGCGTCATGCTGCAGCAGCACGCCGACGTCAGCCGCGTCACGGTCCTGACCATCAACAAGGACCTCGATGAGGGCCACGAGGACCGCTTCAAGCGCCTCGTCGCCCTGCGCAACGAGGTCGTCACCCGCGAGTTCGTAGACGGCCTGCACGCCCGCGTCATCCGCATGATCCCCGTCATCCGGCAGAACGCGGAGACCTTCGCCTCGGCCGGCTCGGTGCAGCTCGGCAGCCGGCGCATGGGCGACCAGCTCGGCGCGCTCCTCGGCGCGGCCTACGCCCTCTACTCGGACGAACCCATCACCCCGGATGCCGCGGCCGCCTGGCTCGCGAAGCAGGACTGGACCGAGCACAAGGCCGACCACGACGCCCCGGACGAGCAGCGATGCCTGAGCCGCATTCTGGAGCACGTGGTGCGCGTGCCGGCCCACCCCGCCGCGGTCGACCGCACCCTGGCGGAGCTCATCTCGCTGGCGCTGCACCGGACGCAGGACGACAACGGGATCTCCGGCTCGGACGCGGAAGCGACGCTCAACCGATACGGCATCCGGACGCTGGACGGAGAGTGCCGCTTCATCGTGGCGGTCAGCCACGGGGCCCTGGAGCGCATCCTGGCCGGCACCCCATGGTCGCGGGGCTGGGCGCGGCTGCTGCGCCGGATCTCGGGGTCGGTCGCGTCCGACCAACCCTACCGCTTCGCGGGCGTCCGGAGCCGTGGGGTGGTGCTGGAGTGGCATGACGACAAATCGGACACGAATTTCCCTTTTGGTGACAACGCCGATGAAAAACCGTGCCGTGCCGAAAACCGTGCCGCTTTCCGTGCCACGGATTCCGAAACGCTGATATGAACAATTCGCAAAATGGCACGGTTGGCACGGTCCTGGGGAGGCATACGCATGTGCGCGCGCATGTGTATATATACTCGGGCGCGCGCATGGGGCTTTCCCTCAAAAAAACCGTGCCACCGTGCCATTTTATCTATTTATCTAGGAAAAACAATAACAAACAGGCGGCACGGTTAGCGGCACGGTGTGGCACGGTTGGCACGGTCCACTCTCCCGCCCGAGTAGGTTTATTATCGCACTATTATTATCGCGCGAATTCACACGCGAGTGTCGCGTGTGGGCGCGCGTATGACGGACCAAGGAGGAGTGCATGAACAAGGGAGCAGTCGTAGACAAGCCGAAGATCCAGCCGGCGCCGCCGCCGGTGCTGAAATTCGCGGGGGACCTGCCCGTCGCGCAGATCCGGACCAACGGTAACCCGCGCAAGGTGTTCGACCCGAAGGGCCTCCAGGAGCTCGCGGCCGACATCAAGGAGAACACGGTCATGAGCCCGCTGATCGTCCAGTTGGTCGGCAAGGAGCACGTGCTCTGGGCCGGAGAGCGCAGGCTCAGGGCCGCGAAGCTCGTGGGGCTGGCCACAGTCCCGGTCCGCGCCTACGAGATGACCGACATCCGGGCTAGGGCCATGCAGGCATCGGAGAACCTGCAGCGCGAGGACCTCAACCCGATCGAGGAGGCGCAGGGGTACAAGAACCTGCTCGACGCGGGTGACTACACCGTCGACACGCTGGCCGATAAGGCCCACAAGTCGGCTGTGACCGTGTCCCGGTCCCTGCGGCTGCTGGAGTTGCCCAAGGAGATCCAGGAGGCCATCGCAAAGGGCACCCTGTCCGCCGCTCACGGGCACCAGATCCTGCGCGTCCCCAAGGACAAGCTGGCGAAGATCGTCAAGATGGCCCTCGCGTCGAAGACCGAGTATGCGCACGGCCGAACGGATGACGGCGAGTTCGACAACCGAGAGGTCGAGATCGGGCTGCCGACCGTGAAGGAGCTGCAGCTGGCGATCAACAACGAGGTCGGAACGCGCCTGGCCGTCGCGCAGTTCTGCACGGACAAGACCTACGCCAGCGCCGTGGCCTGCACGGCCTGCGTCTACAACGACGCGACCCAGGCCATGCTGTTCGACGAAGCCAGCGAGCACCGCTGCCTTAACCGCGCCTGCTACGACAAGAAGACTGAGCAGTTCTACCTCGACCTGCAGGCCGAGGGCAAGAGGAAGTGGCCGGCCCTCGACTTCGTCGGCCGCGGCAAGCAGCACAACTACAACAAGCGCTCGGTCGAGGGCCTCCCCGGCAACGCCATGGTCTCGGCCGAGGAGCAGTCCCACGCCGTCATCAAGAAGCTCCTGGAGAAGCGGCCGCGAACGCTCGGCTACGCCGTAGTGCTGCCGCGGGAGAACAACTACAACTCATACGGCAACTCCAAGCGCTGGGACAAGGCGCGCCTCATCCTGGTGGTCAAGGACCCGTCCCTCATCGGCGGGACGATGACGGACAAGATCGTCGACCACACCGGGCCCAGGAAGGCCTCCCCCGGCGGCGGGGCCG contains these protein-coding regions:
- a CDS encoding VRR-NUC domain-containing protein, yielding MGSQETPLVQLIRLRIGAAGGVRVFRNNVGTGWVGEVAAHDRDRIVLLNPRPLQAGLCKGSPDLVGWMTVTITPEMVGLRIAQFVGLEAKGPTARVRPEQQNFIDHMLAAGGRGGIVYSPEQAHVLLFGTTRSTPISKDNHLDDPSTDTDPERF
- a CDS encoding bifunctional DNA primase/polymerase; protein product: MNDVFTWAKRYLELGLRPFPIAFRSKVPIKDFPLKRYQTQAPTVGDLAQWFCGERRNIGLLMGRGTMAVDLDGPGAEEALLSVGVDIPQFAPRSKTANGYHALLACPPDIGDSTALLKSKEMKPDGKGGEKPVWQVDIRGVGYIVAPPSVHKDTGSLYEWQVQPCELGELPTAPQKLIDLIHAFHAISRTPAGGPGSPAGSRAAAAPADAPTWLTVALAGVSEGSRDDTCTRLAGYFLGRGMPADVVRATLVLWAGRCRPPFPDDQVDKCLRSVQARDAVHGRHETRSSQVPAGAPDPSDPPTPPAARAAYGGIPAPFQVLGYNQGCYYYLPIGARQVVELRAKEHTPLNLYALAPLQYWERAYPGDAKPHFDWAANRLMRQAEEAGVYDADRIRGRGAWWDDETDSAVLHLGDRIVRSAGGQSQVIPIQDVRPGRYIYEAGAAMDVRPGTPLCADHARRLVELLEGVSWEKPINSRLLAGWIALAPVCGALRWRPHLWVTGSACSGKTWVVNEVARSIIGDISLRASSNTSEAGIRQTLRSDARPVLFDEIEGENQQAQQQIQNVLSLARQSSSDTDARILKGTTGGTAQAYRIRSSFLFSSIGVMLQQHADVSRVTVLTINKDLDEGHEDRFKRLVALRNEVVTREFVDGLHARVIRMIPVIRQNAETFASAGSVQLGSRRMGDQLGALLGAAYALYSDEPITPDAAAAWLAKQDWTEHKADHDAPDEQRCLSRILEHVVRVPAHPAAVDRTLAELISLALHRTQDDNGISGSDAEATLNRYGIRTLDGECRFIVAVSHGALERILAGTPWSRGWARLLRRISGSVASDQPYRFAGVRSRGVVLEWHDDKSDTNFPFGDNADEKPCRAENRAAFRATDSETLI
- a CDS encoding ParB/RepB/Spo0J family partition protein; the protein is MNKGAVVDKPKIQPAPPPVLKFAGDLPVAQIRTNGNPRKVFDPKGLQELAADIKENTVMSPLIVQLVGKEHVLWAGERRLRAAKLVGLATVPVRAYEMTDIRARAMQASENLQREDLNPIEEAQGYKNLLDAGDYTVDTLADKAHKSAVTVSRSLRLLELPKEIQEAIAKGTLSAAHGHQILRVPKDKLAKIVKMALASKTEYAHGRTDDGEFDNREVEIGLPTVKELQLAINNEVGTRLAVAQFCTDKTYASAVACTACVYNDATQAMLFDEASEHRCLNRACYDKKTEQFYLDLQAEGKRKWPALDFVGRGKQHNYNKRSVEGLPGNAMVSAEEQSHAVIKKLLEKRPRTLGYAVVLPRENNYNSYGNSKRWDKARLILVVKDPSLIGGTMTDKIVDHTGPRKASPGGGAAGSSQGSAPKPADPKAQFVAEYVKKAVCAAVAEKGKGLKTTLADWRELADRAVQDLDEDIVEGVMKGVEVSEANEDEAHTLVLLHIRIGWNGNDAKYKKLGVNVDGVRSKSKAEALKKWGEQQAKKPVTPPAAKGGK